The sequence CCCAACTCTGAACCATATTTctagtagctagctagatagctaacttCTAAATCGATATCTGTTGAGCACTTTTTAAGTGCCTCTTCCAAAGCGTAACAACAGTGGGTCTTCTGTCAGCGAAAATAACCTttcttcaatattttaaaatcctcTTTTAGCTAGTTTTCCTTCACAGTGGCCACCATGTTTAGACTAGCTAGCAAAGCAAGCAACATATCTTGTCGTTCCCTTTACAAAATTCTGTAATTCCAGCTCAAAACGCATGGTTTAAATCCTCATTCCTCTCAAAGGTTATATTTTCCTTATTTCGCCAATATATCCTTTTAGaagtttgttattttatttgaaaaatgtttcctttttcttaaaGGGGCAGtatctccctcccccctcccagaaCACTGGTTGTTGCTGTCGTGATGCTGCTGGTTGAATTACGTCATCCAGGTGATTACCGTAGTTCTCCAAATAATTGCTGTTACTGTAATTATTAGAAGACAGGgtattttaacatttctgttaGTCTAAAACGAGGACACGAATGCAATGTTGACATGGAGAagacacagatacatacataacaGTTAGGTTATGTCGTTTTGCGGGCTATGCTGGGATGAGGTTACGTGAATTTATGGAAAATTTTAGGAGACCTGACCAAAAGGTTAGAGATGCCTGACAGATCAGTCAACGAAGACAATGAATGTGACATAATGTATGTGTTATtgaaatttttatatttttataaattgaTTACATTAATGTATCTTATTATAGTTATTAATTATAGTTAATTGCGTCATGAACACTGTGTTTAATGGTCTAAAGCATCGTGTAATTTCAATAAACATTGCATCTCTTGCGTGTATCAAGTAGTTTTAACCATGTTTACTTACATGTCTATATGACAAAACGTCTTTCCTGAAGTTTACAAGTGCACAACGCCCTCCCCTGGATAGCGCGCTTACTGAAGGTCATTCCATTTTAGTCTAGATCTACAGTGTGATTTCTGACTGAAAATGTCTGCGGAAAGCTTCGTTACCGGAAACTGCACTGCTGTCGTTATGACTGACTTTTAATACCCAGGCTGTTAGTTTATTGTTTAATGTGATGTGGCTCTGATTTGTTATTTCATACacttttattgtcttttgttatctaatttaatttcactCTGATGCCtgcaatgaattaaaattaaaatattttcacatgtgtTTGTGGTTCTTTTTCATTGAGTATTGACTAAAAACTAATAAATTTATATCTAAGTCTAAAAGCTCTTTAAAAGGTTGGTGCATGTATTGTTACCAAGAAAGCATTGTTTCGAATGGTGTCAATTATGCATTTAATCAACTTCTGAATCCACCAATCTGCAGGACCCTTCCGCAAATCTGACTAAAGAAGATTAATTAGCCGGCAGATTAGTATTCTAGAAATGATGCATTCTGCGGCCGCTGTTTTCCAAGAAAAGAAACAAGGGGGCATGATTGGCTACTTTGCCCTCTCTGCTATTAAATTTCAACTCGTGTTTCCAGACAAGTGTCTGTCACTCCCCTCTGGTGTCACACAGAATACCGGGTGAAGGAACGGGGCGGGTCTGCTGGGCAAGGTTTTCTAACACAAACAAGGGCTGATCACGTGAACTGGCTACATCCTCCAATACCCGAACACCGGAGGATTTTGTTGTCTGGCCAGCGCCGCTGCATGCTCGGCTTTCCGGCGGTGACACATGGTTCTGCTTCGGCACATATCCATCGCTTTAACTGCAGCGGTGGCTGCGTTGGGATCAGCTCTTTTCATCGCCTTGAATTATTTCTACAGAAGGCGAGTATGGTCACCCGAGATGGACTATTACATGATCAAGGAGGTGAGCACTTATTTTCGTTAAATGGACGTATAGTCTTCGTAGCCTATGTTTTACTAAGAAGATATGCAGTTTAAGAAAGACAGTGGGGTGTgtcatgtgttttcatttgccAATATCAGCAGTTATTTTGCTTTTTGCGGGTAGACATGACTTTTGTAGCacactatttaaaataaaaaacaaatgccaTTTAGGGGGGTTTGATCAATTTGGTCACAGAGTATGTCGATAACGCAAATGATTATCAGTAAATATCTGTGATTTTAAGATGAAATGTTTCCAAAGTGGCGGGGAGTGCGTGCATAGCCTACTTTGTCGCAAGGACGGAGAGTTCTgcaaacacaatgacacaattgGTAGCTTGTTATGGTATGTCACAAAACCATCGCAGAAACGAAAGGGAAAAAGTCACGTGTTGGCGCAGTAGTTATCACATACGTTGCGATTGTGTTCTTATTGCGCAACAAACGTAGTTGTGTGCAGATACTGCAACATTCCGTTTgggtttctttcttttaatcGTGGCCGATTAGACAAGAGAAAATATTGATCCACTCGAAAAGTACTTTGATGCTATATTGTAAAGGAGAAGCGGGAAATAAGGACACGTCTTTGATATATTGATAcgtttcattcttttctttttttagaattGTGTGGTCATAAACTCGTTTTACTAATCTTAAAGTCTCCTTGAGCTCCTCTGGAAACTTAGCTTCCTTTAAATCTAATTTGACAATCAATTGAGAACGATCCACTGTTAGTGATGTTTTCCAAATTCCAtcttttccttcctttgttaAAACCATTCTGTTGTGATAGTAAAATCGAATATTTAACATTGTTtcaaaatatctgaaatgaGACCTATCGCCCATTCCACAATCGATATAGCTTTTAATGTAAGCTCATGACTTATGTCATCTGCAAATAATTATAAACAGTAGCaaatcacaaaatcaaaaatggtGATCTTACATAGGCCAAGCATCTGAAGTACATGATAtccatgatgaaaaaaaaaaatggtataaTGGTGACTTGTTTACACAGTAATTTGGGTTCCTCTTGGAGAGCggataaattacatttaatgtgCCTCTTATTGGAGAATaaaaccctttttttccccccacgaCTTGCAAATAAGCAGAGAAAGCTGAGGATACCTTCCGACTAGACAAGCAGCAGCTCATCACCTTTGTCCCTTTTATCTGGTGAGGGAGCACAACATGACAAAATCGGAGGGCAGCAAAAACACTTTGCTGCCTTCTCTCCTTTGGCCCCGGAGAACCACATATATCAGTAATAACACTGTCACAATAGGCCATATGTCCCAAATAAAGACCATTATTGCATGCATCAGTTACTCACCCATGACAAAGGTAACTTGGTCACATGGCTGTCACCTAAATAGTTGTTGACAAGTGGCAATTCACTATTGGAGATGTAAATTCTGCCCCATGTTGCATAAGGAGTCTTGTCTTCTACTCTCTGAATGCACCCCACTTGTTTTGTGGGTCTCCAGCCCTCTACTACTTCCTGTCACGTGCTGTGGTCATCTCCAGCACAGAGTAGATGTTGATCTTATGGCTTATGAGTGAAACACACTGTGACTTGGACAGGATGTTTTCCCATATATCTGCTGACTATGAGGAGTTCCGTTTTAAGGGCCGTGTTTGGTGTAGctatggggggtgggggtccgTCTGCAccccccagacggacctcagcgCACCCCCAGGTGTgtccttatatcccgatgtctatatagcatttatgactttttgtcgtcccccccctaccccccccccccccgaactgcaactgcattttgcattattttctccTGCCGCCGGGCCTGGTTTGGTATATCGTTGCCCGTGTGTcgagtaggaggaggaggaccgCAGCGAAAGGCAGGTGCTCGTTCTGGGCCTGGACGGAGCCGGGAAGAGCAGCATGTTGCAGGGCCTGACAGGAACGAAAACCAAGAGGGGCTGCCGTCCGACCAGGGGCTTCAACTTCATGAGTCTCAGCACTCCGGCCTGCCAGCTGGACTTCCTGGAGAGTGAGTACACGTCCTTTACCCATGCTAGGTTTAAAGCTGGATAGTATCACACTCTCAGTATTGTTTCTCCTACACTCCACAGTCAGAGCTGCCATTGGTGATGAAACAGGTGCTTACGGGCACAGCCCATTCTGAAGCACATTTTTCTCCTAGATACCACATTACTgttgtatgaatatttaatattcaaattaatatttaaggGAACTACTTCTCCAGTAAATTATGTCATGGGCAGAGCTTCCCccccatcatcaccaccaccaacaTTATGGTACTATTTTTGGCACCATTTTAAAGTTGTACGTAAAGCTGTACTGACATTAAAATCCCAAGGAGGTTTACTGAAATGAAGGATTTATTTACAAAGGTCAAGGCAAAGGCAAAGCCAAGTAAAAAATACAAGAACACTTGTTAAATTTAgtgctaaataaatgcaattcgACAGCCAAGACATTACCACTAGTATGGCGATGGCTCCTATCAAGCTAGGAAATTTGAGTCCGTTTTAAAGCTAAAGCTATCAGTTTCCAGTTGGACATTGAGACGCTTCAATAAGATGGCATCGACAGTATTACCACTAATGTAAACACAGGATTGCAGAAGCTGAGAGGAACAAACAATAGGAAACCCAACAACAGTGGAAGTGAGAGTCTTGACTCAGTGACTTGATTCAAACATCTGTGACAAACTCAAGCTTTCCAGTTAGCACAACATGTCTGCAAAAAGTAATATCACTTTGCCGTCACTATGTACGTTTGGTTAAAATGTTGGGTTTAAATTGCCAGCTATAGTCTaagatgttttcagtgttttgaaagacCTGTTAATGTTTAGCCTTcccttgaaaataaaatcaacatttcatttaccatttacaaGACTCTACCCCAGAGCAGAATGGTAGATCAATCTGTGAACTGATTTAACCCACTGGCCAGCTATCACCAGCTAGGAGGTCAATGCCTTTTCTGTCCACTCAGTTTTAAATGTTCACATGTACCTAAtcctcattttcagttgcaCAGATGAAGTAGGTATTTCTGAATGCTACCATCAAATACTGACAAATATCTATGGTGATCTTCATagaattcagtttgtttttgacaatgatttaatgttttatgatttaatgttttatcttgaacatacattttcatggaACATGAACAAATTTACCATTTATCACAACCAAGTTTCATTTGGTTAGAACGAACTGGCCACTTAGTCATACATTAGTCATTTGTTACCTAATTTAACACCTGCTTTGTTAAATTATTGGCACTGTTTCAATGAAATTAGATCATCTTAAGTATCAAATCATTAAATCAACAGAATCTTTATGTTGTATGTCGGATCAAAGgataacagaataaaatgaagTGATGTTTTTTGCACAGTGCAGTGAACAGTTAATGGATTGTGTGTTGTGCTGCACTGGTAGTTGGAGGCGGTGAAGATCTCCGCATGTACTGGACGGAGTACCTGCGGAAAACCCACATCCTGGTGTATGTGGTAGACTCCTCCGACAGAAGGCGCCTCCCGATGGCCAAGGACGAGCTGCACCGGCTCCTCAGAGCAGACTGCCAACTTCCCGTGGTGGTCCTCGGAAACAAGCAGGTGAGGGTGGAGGTGTAGCCAGCCCTTCAGAATAGGAGCAGGGTGTGTGTCTGCCGTACTGTGAATTGCACCAGTTCTATCCTAGTTCTTTCTCAGGGAAAGCATTTTCAATGAATGTCACCTATTTACTGTAGGTAAGCTTAACAGTGGTGTCTGCATATGTGGTCTACTGAGGGGGATCTCTCCCTGTTTTGTGGCAGAATACTCCCAAGGAGAGAGAAGTGCACGCACTTCAAAGTAAAGCACAAGTCGCTCTCGAAAGCTGTGCACGTATTAATTGGTACAAAGTACTGAATGACGAAGTCTGACACCCCTGTTAGTGAAAATGAGACCTCGGCATAGTCCTCacctgctgtttgctgttccCCCAGGACAAGCCAAATGCAGTGAGCGTTTCAGAGCTCCATGAAGCCCTCTCCTTGGGAGCAGTGGGTGATGAGAGGAAGCTGTTCCTGCTGGCTGCCCAGCTGGGCTCAGATGAGCTGAATGCACCCTGCAGCCTGCAAGCTTTCAAGGACCTGCTGTTGCAGTTGGTCTGAACATCAGGGCCATGCAGTTTAAGGGGGTCTGGGGTAGGGGGCACTCTGGGTGAACCTTTGGCTTTGAATGACCCTTCAGCTAGAACTTCAGGTCCAAATGTTGACAGACGGAAATGATAG comes from Megalops cyprinoides isolate fMegCyp1 chromosome 3, fMegCyp1.pri, whole genome shotgun sequence and encodes:
- the arl10 gene encoding ADP-ribosylation factor-like 10, translating into MVLLRHISIALTAAVAALGSALFIALNYFYRRRVWSPEMDYYMIKEEEEDRSERQVLVLGLDGAGKSSMLQGLTGTKTKRGCRPTRGFNFMSLSTPACQLDFLEIGGGEDLRMYWTEYLRKTHILVYVVDSSDRRRLPMAKDELHRLLRADCQLPVVVLGNKQDKPNAVSVSELHEALSLGAVGDERKLFLLAAQLGSDELNAPCSLQAFKDLLLQLV